The proteins below are encoded in one region of Saccopteryx leptura isolate mSacLep1 chromosome 1, mSacLep1_pri_phased_curated, whole genome shotgun sequence:
- the LOC136389652 gene encoding trichohyalin-like — translation METGFGLATSCLTQRSGRVRSNMAAAHSLQRYIGRSHQDSDQIGTELQTSLSSGVEDWLLLPSLERDKENQNLQEELQILWQLQLERDKEDQNFQEELQTLSQRQLEGDKENRKLQEELQTLRQRQLEGDKENRKLQEELQTLRQRQLEGDKENRKLQEELQTLRQRQLEGDKENRKLQEELQTLRQRQLEGDKENRKLQEELQTLSQRQLEGDKENRKLQEELQTLWQRQRQLEGDKENRKLQDELQTLRQRQRQLEGDKENRKLQDELQTLRQRQLEGDKKKFRELLKQAEHQQHLKLEWSQRKEAKQVEDFMVRAGVMSVLGALSLLGYGIMKK, via the exons ATGGAGACTGGCTTTGGGCTGGCCACGTCCTGCCTGACCCAGCGGAGTGGCAGGG TGCGAAGCAACATGGCCGCCGCGCACAGCCTCCAGCGTTACATCGGGCGTAGTCATCAGGATTCTGATCAGATTGGTACGGAGCTGCAGACTTCCTTGAgcagtggggtagaggactggctgttgCTCCCCAGT CTTGAAAGAGACAAGGAGAATCAAAATCTCCAGGAAGAGCTGCAGATCCTGTGGCAGCTACAGCTTGAAAGAGACAAGGAGGATCAAAATTTCCAGGAAGAGCTGCAGACCCTGTCCCAGCGACAGCTTGAAGGAGACAAGGAGAATCGAAAGCTCCAGGAAGAGCTGCAGACCCTGCGGCAGCGACAGCTTGAAGGAGACAAGGAGAATCGAAAGCTCCAGGAAGAGCTGCAGACCCTGCGGCAGCGACAGCTTGAAGGAGACAAGGAGAATCGAAAGCTCCAGGAAGAGCTGCAGACCCTGCGGCAGCGACAGCTTGAAGGAGACAAGGAGAATCGAAAGCTCCAGGAAGAGCTGCAGACCCTGCGGCAGCGACAGCTTGAAGGAGACAAGGAGAATCGAAAGCTCCAGGAAGAGCTGCAGACCCTGTCCCAGCGACAGCTTGAAGGAGACAAGGAGAATCGAAAGCTCCAGGAAGAGCTGCAGACCCTGTGGCAGCGACAGCGACAGCTTGAAGGAGACAAGGAGAatcgaaagctccaggatgagctgcagacccTGCGGCAGCGACAGCGACAGCTTGAAGGAGACAAGGAGAatcgaaagctccaggatgagctgcagacccTGCGGCAGCGACAGCTTGAAGGAGACAAGAAGAAGTTTCGAGAGTTGCTGaagcaggctgagcaccaacagcaCCTGAAACTGGAATGGTCTCAGCGGAAGGAGGCCAAACAG GTAGAAGATTTCATGGTGAGAGCAGGTGTGATGAGTGTGCTTGGCGCTCTGTCTCTTCTTGGGTATGGTATCATGAAGAAGTGA